The proteins below are encoded in one region of Penicillium psychrofluorescens genome assembly, chromosome: 4:
- a CDS encoding uncharacterized protein (ID:PFLUO_006644-T1.cds;~source:funannotate), with protein MPRLEVPSSGLSLRPGDHPSGNASSKPVQIMRLNLVQSTLDELIQSLRNDQPARVRLGKHPALHYSTKSQSFHAYPETHRSELYQGSSSDQQHLYFSGVLSHNLEVEKAKDDTAATDQALANLEESLNAFERGKESKKTHMIAHPDELKALRAGKNSTARGPAGKLEKDRFLKTGTPRSLTASPALGAPKSPAPTRTPTSAPIPQNKDRIRLEALKTPFIHLLAVRAVSTKFLGRQTRSSPEDCTSLAQKYGVENRLNREKFDLKDKTYKDLDVWGFPYPTPEDRQEAIENAISAFDRMRISRNDKLWQMLLPKEERGKGKCLSRLNLTGGPIKKPLTPRIQLSEEGGKEGDTTGNETDRGTGTGVAQAETPRSGPKSKSNEKETPKRSAKGKNTTLTGRVTKKAASKPASKAESKIKSAEFVHDSDEEDEDMPDAAPTPAPAVKPSKSVAAKPRVTETPPAPTPKVPKLESSSKGTVSKKPAPRASTSPQKPSPLGSSPPANASDAPSRSSSDAPSRSSSDSQNQSSGSSSSSPLITQLARMNRATTGAASKPAAKTNGIANASATANPLKRKAEPDRLSVPHAPATGRAASSNLEYKRRRAISSSSGGSTGSASPPMSHELLRQRLREKSQKFKSFYAKYRSLHDSLAGQADPPRTDLDRLQKQHIRLQRMKEEIWDEDQQLRDGGLT; from the coding sequence ATGCCGCGGCTGGAGGTTCCGAGCTCCGGGCTGTCCCTCCGACCGGGAGACCACCCCAGTGGCAATGCCTCCTCTAAGCCAGTTCAGATCATGCGGCTGAATCTGGTGCAGAGCACGCTGGACGAGCTCATCCAGAGTCTGCGGAATGACCAACCCGCTCGGGTTCGGCTGGGAAAACACCCAGCCCTTCACTACAGTACCAAATCCCAATCCTTCCACGCCTATCCCGAGACCCACCGGTCCGAGCTCTACCAAGGGAGCTCCTCCGATCAGCAACATCTATACTTCAGCGGAGTCCTGAGCCACAACCTTGAAGTGGAGAAGGCAAAGGATGATACCGCGGCCACGGACCAGGCTCTGGCCAACTTGGAGGAGAGCCTGAACGCCTTCGAACGCGGGAAGGAGTCCAAGAAAACACACATGATTGCCCACCCGGATGAACTGAAAGCTCTTCGGGCTGGCAAGAACTCCACTGCTCGAGGGCCTGCGGGAAAGCTCGAAAAAGATCGATTTCTGAAAACAGGCACCCCTCGGTCCCTAACGGCGAGCCCGGCCTTGGGGGCCCCCAAATCACCCGCCCCCACGCGGACTCCGACGTCCGCCCCGATCCCCCAAAACAAAGATCGGATTCGGTTGGAAGCCCTCAAGACCCCCTTCATTCACCTCCTCGCCGTCCGGGCCGTGTCGACCAAGTTTCTCGGTCGTCAAACCCGGTCGTCCCCCGAGGACTGCACCTCGTTGGCCCAGAAGTATGGCGTGGAGAACCGGCTAAACCGGGAGAAGTTCGACCTCAAGGACAAAACCTACAAGGACCTGGATGTCTGGGGCTTCCCCTACCCAACCCCCGAGGATCGGCAGGAGGCCATTGAGAatgccatctccgccttcgATCGCATGCGGATCTCCCGCAACGACAAGCTCTGGCAAATGCTGCTTCCGAAGGAAGAGCGAGGCAAGGGAAAGTGCCTGTCGCGGCTGAATCTCACCGGGGGGCCGATCAAGAAGCCTCTCACCCCCCGCATTCAATTGTCGGAGGAGGGCGGCAAAGAGGGCGACACCACGGGCAATGAAACCGACCGTGGAACGGGAACCGGTGTGGCGCAGGCCGAGACGCCTCGGTCAGGCCCAAAGTCCAAATCCAACGAGAAGGAAACACCCAAGCGGTccgccaagggcaagaataCCACGTTGACCGGACGAGTCACGAAGAAGGCTGCAAGCAAACCGGCCTCGAAAGCCGAGAGCAAGATCAAGTCCGCGGAATTTGTACACGATtcggatgaggaggatgaggacatgCCCGATGCCGCCCCGACGCCGGCGCCTGCCGTCAAGCCAAGCAAGTCGGTCGCAGCCAAACCTCGTGTGACCGAGACACCACCAGCGCCTACCCCCAAGGTCCCCAAGCTCGAATCGTCTTCGAAGGGGACCGTCTCCAAGAAACCGGCCCCGCGAGCGTCCACCTCTCCGCAGAAACCTTCCCCCTTGGGATCTTCGCCGCCCgccaatgcctccgatgcTCCCAGCCGCAGTTCCTCCGATGCTCCCAGCCGCAGTTCCTCCGACAGCCAGAATCAatcctcgggctcctcgtcatcttctccgctcaTAACCCAGCTAGCCCGAATGAACAGAGCCACCACTGGGGCAGCCTCGAAGCCGGCAGCAAAGACCAACGGCATTGCCAATGCCTCGGCCACGGCCAATCCCCTGAAACGCAAGGCTGAACCTGACCGGTTGTCCGTGCCCCAcgcaccagccacaggacGCgcagccagcagcaacctGGAATACAAGCGGCGCCGGGcgatcagctcctcgagcgGCGGCAGCACGGGCAGCGCCTCCCCGCCGATGAGCCACGAGCTCCTTCGACAGCGGCTACGGGAGAAGTCGCAGAAGTTTAAGAGTTTCTACGCCAAGTACCGCTCCTTGCATGACTCCCTTGCGGGCCAGGCGGATCCTCCGCGGACGGACCTGGATCGGCTGCAGAAACAGCACATTCGGCTGCAGCGtatgaaggaggagatctGGGATGAGGACCAACAACTTCGGGACGGGGGTTTGACATGA